One stretch of Chryseobacterium sp. LJ668 DNA includes these proteins:
- the rpsJ gene encoding 30S ribosomal protein S10: protein MSQRIRIKLKSYDYNLVDKSAEKIVKTVKATGAVVNGPIPLPTNKRIFTVLRSPHVNKKAREQFQLSAHKRLMDIYSSSSKTVDALMKLELPSGVDVEIKV, encoded by the coding sequence ATGTCACAAAGAATCAGAATAAAACTAAAATCTTACGATTACAACTTGGTAGACAAGTCTGCTGAGAAAATCGTAAAAACGGTAAAGGCTACTGGTGCTGTTGTAAACGGACCAATTCCATTACCTACAAATAAGAGAATCTTCACTGTACTAAGATCTCCGCACGTTAATAAAAAAGCTAGAGAACAGTTCCAATTATCAGCTCACAAGAGATTGATGGATATCTATTCTTCTTCTTCTAAAACTGTGGACGCTCTAATGAAACTTGAATTACCAAGCGGTGTAGACGTTGAAATTAAAGTGTGA